From Thermoflavifilum aggregans, a single genomic window includes:
- a CDS encoding helix-turn-helix domain-containing protein, translating to MNQQSQKIRVQIKPEIFRWVRERAGSSPADLERRFPGYQLWEKGEKQPTLKQLEQLADACYTPIGYFFLDSPPDERLPIPDFRTRRGNVEQPSANLLDTIFLCQQRQAWYRDYLAMQGGKPLSFVGSVTLQQDPAEVASAIRRLLHHSKAADSHTRTSMGEAPPSDRQACLPDRQAYLPDRQASNWTEALRMFIKEVEDAGILVMTSGIVGNNPHRKLDPREFQGFTLIDDLAPVIFINSADTKAAQIFTLAHELAHVWLGKGGVSDADLKTFPDSDIERWCNQVAAELLVPLDELHSVYQPGEDLPFALNYLARYFKVSTLVILRRMYEAALIDQHTFRQEYENQWKYMHQQPQNEGGGNFYHTLRMRVGNTFAKAVVISALEGQTLFRDAYQLLGIQKAKVFQEFARTLKVL from the coding sequence ATGAATCAGCAAAGCCAGAAAATACGTGTCCAAATTAAGCCTGAGATATTTCGCTGGGTCAGGGAACGCGCAGGGAGCAGTCCGGCTGACCTGGAAAGGCGATTTCCTGGATATCAACTTTGGGAAAAAGGAGAAAAACAACCTACACTTAAGCAGCTTGAACAGTTAGCCGATGCTTGCTACACCCCAATTGGATACTTTTTTCTGGACAGCCCACCCGATGAACGATTACCTATTCCTGATTTCCGCACCAGGCGGGGCAATGTAGAGCAACCCAGTGCAAATTTGCTGGATACTATTTTTCTCTGCCAGCAGCGCCAGGCCTGGTATAGGGATTATCTGGCCATGCAAGGTGGCAAGCCCCTCTCTTTCGTTGGCAGTGTTACGCTTCAGCAAGATCCAGCAGAAGTAGCATCAGCGATCCGCAGGTTGCTTCACCATAGTAAAGCAGCAGATAGTCACACCCGTACATCGATGGGGGAAGCACCTCCTTCGGACAGGCAGGCCTGCCTACCGGACAGGCAGGCCTACCTACCGGATAGGCAGGCATCTAATTGGACAGAGGCTTTGCGTATGTTCATCAAGGAGGTGGAAGATGCGGGCATACTGGTAATGACAAGCGGAATTGTCGGTAACAACCCTCATCGCAAATTAGACCCACGGGAATTTCAGGGATTTACGCTTATAGACGATCTGGCACCCGTTATTTTTATCAACTCGGCCGATACGAAAGCAGCACAGATATTTACATTGGCTCATGAGCTGGCACATGTCTGGTTGGGTAAGGGAGGTGTTTCGGATGCTGATTTAAAGACTTTTCCTGATTCTGATATAGAACGATGGTGCAATCAGGTGGCAGCTGAACTCCTTGTTCCGCTTGATGAACTTCACAGTGTTTACCAGCCTGGTGAGGACCTGCCTTTCGCACTTAACTATCTGGCGCGTTATTTCAAAGTAAGTACGCTGGTGATTTTACGCCGTATGTATGAGGCTGCACTTATTGATCAGCACACCTTCAGGCAGGAGTATGAAAACCAGTGGAAGTACATGCATCAGCAACCGCAAAACGAAGGTGGAGGTAATTTTTACCATACACTTCGGATGCGTGTTGGCAATACATTCGCTAAAGCTGTCGTAATAAGTGC